From Longimicrobium sp., the proteins below share one genomic window:
- a CDS encoding TonB-dependent receptor: protein MDVSVCDLEPAPASSTNPAPATCEGRFPAVVAAVSTAGRPIAALLALLLLLLSSPAAAQYPAEVRGRVTERGTGAAVPGARVEAEGAAAVAGPDGAFLLRGVSPGTREVRVTALGHREGRFSVEAANGRTVTLLVVLDASAIALEAIRVRAARDPAGATVLDRAAIEASGAHELGEVLRDQAGVVVTGQGGPGSPTRVSIRGSSANAVLVLVDGVPLNSPLTGDADLSTVPLEAVERVTVLRGAQSARYGARALAGVVAVETRRPRGTELSARAAAGSWGERRGALSAGGRRGAGATALSGFASVEGQRSEGDFRYLVPDFRGGGTAVRRNADAGSLSMLASGRAERAGGEVGVRVDGFTTRRGMPGGIAQPELGARQEQDRAGAALSARLPAAGVEWRMEVDAQLQHARFRDPEPNVGGAYDDEVRARAAGAAISARAGRGSLDVVGGAEARRPGITTSLLAEDAPDDQTLGAVWLQGRWGRAVGAGWTLDLLPAARADWRTRVRGATLSPRMGASATRGPLAARVSIGNAFSPPTLADQFFHEGVLVKPNPDLRPERVRGEVEGALELRDAAIGALRADAELAAYRADVDGMVLWFPDHRFQWSPRNFDVRRAGADLQARVRFPWAEAELRGTASRAAVEYTGAVLRGQVAFRPRHTASAAVAARLPGRLRAELQGRWVGERRSVAGDTLNLLEPYAMADLRLARPFALGAWAGEGTFAIENLADVHAAMLVDYPYPGRAWTLGVRLRRGAPHTTSSSGSTDR, encoded by the coding sequence ATGGATGTATCGGTATGTGATTTAGAGCCCGCGCCCGCCTCCAGCACCAACCCCGCCCCCGCAACCTGCGAAGGCAGGTTTCCCGCGGTTGTTGCAGCGGTTTCAACCGCCGGCCGCCCAATCGCCGCGCTCCTCGCCCTCCTCCTGCTCCTCCTCTCCTCCCCCGCCGCCGCGCAGTATCCGGCGGAGGTGCGCGGGCGCGTGACGGAGCGCGGGACCGGCGCCGCGGTCCCTGGCGCACGCGTGGAGGCCGAGGGCGCCGCCGCCGTCGCCGGGCCGGACGGGGCGTTCCTGCTGCGCGGCGTTTCGCCGGGGACGCGGGAGGTGAGGGTGACGGCGCTCGGGCACAGGGAGGGGCGGTTCAGCGTGGAAGCGGCCAACGGGCGCACCGTCACGCTCCTCGTGGTTCTCGATGCATCCGCCATCGCGCTGGAGGCGATCCGGGTGCGGGCGGCGCGTGACCCGGCGGGGGCAACGGTGCTGGACCGCGCGGCCATCGAGGCGTCCGGCGCGCACGAGCTGGGGGAGGTGCTCCGCGACCAGGCGGGGGTGGTCGTCACGGGGCAGGGCGGGCCGGGGTCGCCCACGCGCGTCTCCATCCGCGGGAGCAGCGCGAACGCGGTGCTCGTGCTCGTCGATGGCGTGCCGCTCAACTCCCCCCTCACCGGCGATGCGGATCTTTCCACCGTCCCGCTGGAGGCGGTGGAGCGCGTGACGGTGCTGCGCGGGGCGCAATCGGCGCGCTACGGGGCGCGGGCGCTGGCAGGCGTGGTGGCGGTGGAGACGAGGCGCCCGCGCGGCACCGAGCTTTCCGCGCGCGCGGCGGCGGGGAGCTGGGGCGAGCGGCGCGGCGCCCTGTCGGCCGGCGGGCGGCGCGGCGCGGGGGCGACGGCGCTCTCCGGCTTCGCGTCGGTGGAGGGGCAGCGCTCGGAGGGCGACTTCCGCTACCTCGTTCCCGACTTCCGCGGCGGCGGGACGGCGGTGCGGCGCAACGCGGACGCCGGATCGCTGTCGATGCTCGCCAGCGGGCGTGCGGAGCGGGCGGGCGGCGAGGTGGGGGTGCGGGTGGACGGCTTCACCACGCGGCGGGGGATGCCGGGCGGGATCGCGCAGCCGGAGCTCGGCGCGCGGCAGGAGCAGGACCGCGCGGGCGCCGCGCTCTCCGCCCGCCTCCCGGCCGCGGGCGTGGAGTGGCGGATGGAGGTCGACGCGCAGCTTCAGCACGCCCGCTTCCGCGATCCCGAGCCCAACGTCGGCGGCGCGTACGACGACGAGGTTCGCGCCCGGGCGGCCGGCGCCGCCATCTCCGCGCGCGCCGGGCGGGGATCGCTGGACGTGGTCGGCGGGGCGGAGGCGCGCAGGCCGGGGATCACCACCTCCCTGCTCGCGGAGGACGCCCCCGACGACCAGACGCTCGGCGCCGTGTGGCTGCAGGGGCGCTGGGGACGCGCGGTGGGCGCGGGGTGGACGCTCGACCTCCTCCCCGCCGCGCGCGCGGACTGGAGAACGCGGGTGCGCGGCGCCACCCTCTCGCCGCGCATGGGCGCATCGGCGACACGGGGACCTCTGGCGGCGCGCGTCTCGATCGGGAACGCCTTTTCGCCGCCCACCCTCGCCGACCAGTTCTTCCACGAGGGGGTGCTGGTGAAGCCGAACCCCGACCTCCGCCCCGAGCGCGTGCGCGGTGAGGTGGAGGGTGCGCTGGAGCTGCGCGATGCCGCCATCGGCGCCCTCCGCGCGGATGCCGAGCTCGCCGCCTACCGCGCGGACGTGGACGGAATGGTGCTCTGGTTCCCGGACCACCGCTTCCAGTGGAGCCCGCGCAACTTCGACGTGCGCCGCGCCGGCGCCGACCTCCAGGCCCGCGTGCGCTTCCCGTGGGCAGAGGCGGAGCTGCGCGGCACCGCGTCGCGCGCGGCGGTGGAGTACACGGGCGCGGTGCTGCGCGGGCAGGTGGCCTTCCGCCCGCGCCACACGGCGAGCGCGGCGGTGGCGGCGCGCCTCCCCGGCCGCCTCAGGGCCGAGCTGCAGGGGAGGTGGGTGGGCGAGCGCCGCTCCGTGGCGGGCGACACGCTCAACCTGCTGGAGCCCTACGCGATGGCCGACCTGCGCCTCGCCCGCCCCTTCGCGCTGGGCGCGTGGGCGGGCGAGGGCACCTTCGCCATCGAGAACCTGGCCGACGTCCACGCGGCCATGCTCGTGGACTATCCGTATCCGGGCCGTGCCTGGACGCTGGGCGTGCGCCTGCGCAGGGGCGCGCCTCACACAACATCATCCTCAGGATCGACAGACCGATGA
- a CDS encoding ABC transporter ATP-binding protein, which yields MSGWRCDGVTFRYPEADVNALEGVSMEAPAGGCTAVLGPNGSGKSTLLRVLLGTLAPSAGTAEFDDRPLAAWSRPELARAVGVVPQGEEAAFPISVRELVAMGRYPHLGPWRREGAADRRTVEEAMRRCDVADLGARPVANLSGGERQRTRVARALAQEPRALALDEPTAALDVSHEMAIWELLRELARAGTTVLVVTHNLNLAARYADRLVLLHRGRVAAAGTPAQVLTRDTVERVYGWPVRVVAHPGPGPDAGAPQIVPLAGETCATMQVRAEDGHAA from the coding sequence GTGAGCGGGTGGCGCTGCGATGGCGTCACCTTCCGCTACCCCGAGGCGGATGTGAATGCGCTGGAAGGCGTGTCGATGGAGGCACCCGCCGGCGGATGCACCGCCGTGCTCGGCCCCAACGGATCGGGGAAGAGCACTCTCCTGCGCGTCCTGCTCGGCACCCTCGCGCCCAGCGCGGGCACGGCGGAGTTCGACGACCGTCCGCTGGCCGCGTGGAGCCGTCCCGAGCTGGCGCGCGCCGTGGGCGTGGTGCCGCAGGGCGAGGAGGCCGCCTTCCCCATCTCCGTGCGCGAGCTGGTGGCGATGGGCCGCTATCCGCACCTGGGCCCCTGGCGCCGCGAGGGCGCCGCGGACCGCCGCACCGTGGAGGAGGCGATGCGCCGCTGCGACGTGGCCGACCTCGGCGCGCGCCCGGTCGCGAACCTTTCCGGCGGCGAGCGGCAGCGGACGCGGGTGGCGCGGGCGCTGGCGCAGGAGCCGCGCGCACTCGCCCTGGACGAGCCCACCGCCGCGCTCGACGTCAGCCACGAGATGGCGATCTGGGAGCTTCTCCGCGAGCTGGCGCGCGCGGGGACGACGGTGCTGGTCGTGACCCACAACCTGAACCTCGCCGCGCGCTACGCCGACCGCCTCGTCCTGCTGCACCGCGGACGCGTGGCCGCCGCGGGCACCCCGGCGCAGGTGCTGACGCGCGACACCGTCGAGCGCGTGTACGGCTGGCCCGTGCGCGTCGTTGCGCATCCCGGCCCCGGCCCGGACGCGGGCGCCCCCCAGATCGTCCCCCTCGCCGGCGAGACGTGCGCCACCATGCAGGTGCGCGCGGAGGATGGACATGCGGCGTAG
- a CDS encoding iron ABC transporter permease: MKPVLRLALLAAAVAGALLLGVRMGAVPLSVREVVAGIRGDGDPTTIAIVRRLRLPRALLAALVGGSLAASGATFQALLRNPLAEPYILGVSGGAAVGAVGAIVLTGAPASGAMVALSAFAGAILAILLVFRVAASVGKALDTRVLLLAGVVVGAFFNACILLALTFADTESFRSAMFWMMGSFSGATWRGIGTMAGAMVPALLLLFALARPLNLFAVGEETAAFLGVRTERTKLLAYGTASLLTAAAVAVSGVIGFVGLVVPHVVRMLWGGDHRFLLPASVLLGATFAILADTLARTAAAPTELPIGVVTAFVGVPFFVYLLRRRMA; encoded by the coding sequence GTGAAGCCCGTGCTCCGCCTCGCGCTGCTGGCCGCGGCCGTCGCCGGCGCGCTCCTGCTGGGGGTGCGCATGGGCGCCGTGCCGCTGAGCGTGCGCGAAGTCGTCGCCGGGATACGAGGGGATGGCGATCCCACGACGATCGCCATCGTGCGGCGGCTGCGGCTGCCGCGCGCGCTGCTGGCCGCGTTGGTGGGCGGATCGCTGGCGGCGAGCGGCGCCACCTTCCAGGCGCTCCTGCGCAATCCGCTGGCGGAGCCGTACATCCTGGGCGTCTCCGGCGGGGCCGCGGTGGGCGCGGTTGGGGCCATCGTTCTCACCGGCGCCCCGGCGTCCGGCGCGATGGTGGCGCTCTCCGCGTTCGCGGGGGCGATCCTGGCGATCCTCCTCGTCTTCCGCGTGGCCGCGTCGGTGGGGAAAGCGCTCGACACCCGAGTACTCCTCCTGGCGGGCGTGGTGGTGGGCGCCTTCTTCAACGCCTGCATCCTCCTGGCGCTCACCTTCGCGGACACGGAGAGCTTCCGCTCCGCCATGTTCTGGATGATGGGGAGCTTCAGCGGAGCCACCTGGCGCGGCATCGGGACGATGGCTGGCGCGATGGTGCCGGCCCTTCTGCTCCTCTTTGCCCTGGCGCGCCCGCTGAACCTGTTCGCGGTCGGGGAGGAGACGGCGGCGTTCCTGGGCGTGCGTACGGAGCGCACCAAGCTGCTGGCGTACGGCACGGCATCGCTGCTGACGGCGGCGGCGGTGGCGGTCAGCGGGGTGATCGGCTTCGTGGGCCTCGTGGTCCCGCACGTGGTGCGCATGCTCTGGGGTGGCGACCACCGCTTCCTCCTCCCCGCGTCCGTGCTGCTCGGCGCCACCTTCGCGATCCTCGCGGACACGCTGGCCCGCACCGCCGCCGCGCCCACCGAGCTCCCCATCGGCGTGGTGACGGCGTTCGTGGGCGTCCCCTTCTTCGTGTACCTGCTGCGGCGGAGGATGGCGTGA
- a CDS encoding helical backbone metal receptor — protein MSIAPRLRRAALAAVLALAGGCGRADVRADAAAEGAITLTDDAGRTVTLPRPARRVVSLVPSANQTLVGLGAAGQLVGRTDFDRGPALDSLPSVGGGLDPNLEKLASLRPDLVIGWETHKPQLRERLAELGIPVFAVKTEDTTDVFRIIRNLGRLTGRAPTADSLATRLRGEIEAVRASVQGLPRPSVLFVVWNDPPMTAGPGTFVMQLIGVAGGKPVFPEVTELWPTVSMEEIVRRQPEVVVVPVGESGTPRFDARSPGWRELKAMRGRGPVLVPAELVNLPGPGVGETARRLRDALHPGRAGR, from the coding sequence TTGTCCATCGCGCCACGCCTCCGCCGCGCCGCCCTCGCGGCCGTGCTCGCCCTCGCCGGCGGGTGCGGGCGGGCCGACGTGCGCGCGGACGCCGCGGCCGAGGGCGCCATCACCCTGACGGACGACGCGGGGCGCACGGTCACGCTCCCGCGCCCCGCCCGGCGCGTGGTGTCGCTCGTCCCCAGCGCGAACCAGACGCTGGTGGGGCTCGGCGCGGCCGGCCAGCTCGTGGGGCGCACCGACTTCGACCGGGGCCCGGCGCTGGACTCGCTCCCCTCCGTGGGTGGCGGGCTGGACCCGAACCTGGAGAAGCTCGCCTCCCTCCGCCCCGACCTCGTGATCGGCTGGGAGACGCACAAGCCGCAGCTGCGGGAGCGGCTCGCCGAGCTGGGGATCCCCGTCTTCGCCGTGAAGACGGAGGACACCACCGACGTCTTCCGCATCATCCGCAACCTGGGGCGGCTCACCGGCCGCGCCCCCACCGCCGACTCGCTGGCCACCCGCCTGCGCGGCGAGATCGAGGCGGTGCGGGCCTCGGTCCAGGGGCTGCCGCGCCCGTCCGTCCTCTTCGTGGTGTGGAACGATCCGCCCATGACGGCGGGCCCCGGCACGTTCGTCATGCAGCTGATCGGCGTGGCCGGGGGGAAGCCCGTCTTCCCCGAGGTCACGGAGCTGTGGCCCACCGTGTCGATGGAGGAGATCGTACGCCGCCAGCCCGAGGTGGTCGTCGTCCCCGTGGGCGAGAGCGGGACGCCGCGCTTCGACGCGCGCTCGCCCGGCTGGCGCGAGCTGAAGGCGATGCGGGGGCGCGGCCCCGTCCTGGTCCCCGCGGAGCTGGTGAACCTCCCGGGGCCCGGCGTCGGCGAGACGGCGCGGCGGCTTCGCGACGCGCTCCACCCCGGGCGGGCCGGCCGGTGA